In Leptospira selangorensis, the following are encoded in one genomic region:
- a CDS encoding 4Fe-4S dicluster domain-containing protein, translating to MFSKPFLLQPRTVKETGNRKTVLDEPYTLFPDKDALLLKDFPVRVSVGDPLYKQSSGSVLSPVNGIASLEHSEEGSKIRIVQDGNFIGSKPWIPKTLKKEEALEPMDRLGLVSLDFPEHSLLSYFKSRQKTSLIILAPFTRTQDVDYLPELRKNSECHTRFLEVLKSLFPEAQIRDYIFGLKSPVKNYAYPWGIPEYFVSQTEKLSFSKIKEILYLGPETLYNLYRALFADFPFIEREIALYFLGKNGGLRKADSTVRIRNGQSLKFLFEEYGPKYSNFTLNSFYEKNPVRDIKKGFYWDIRQNYSLVFLTKHDSGRREFPCVECGECSYNCPTQANPMALVSSFGNFNSSLCMECGICTFLCPSTISLRNKIRTWKEANHGF from the coding sequence TTGTTCTCAAAACCGTTCCTCCTCCAACCCAGGACCGTAAAAGAAACGGGAAATCGCAAAACGGTCCTGGACGAACCCTACACCCTCTTCCCGGATAAAGACGCCTTATTACTTAAGGATTTTCCAGTCCGGGTAAGTGTAGGAGATCCTCTCTACAAACAATCCTCAGGTTCAGTTCTCTCTCCTGTAAACGGGATCGCTTCATTAGAACATAGTGAAGAAGGATCCAAAATCCGTATCGTTCAAGACGGAAATTTCATCGGTTCCAAACCTTGGATACCTAAAACTCTTAAAAAAGAAGAAGCACTCGAACCAATGGATAGACTTGGTTTGGTCAGTCTGGATTTTCCGGAACATTCTCTTTTATCTTATTTTAAATCCAGACAGAAAACGTCTCTAATCATCTTAGCTCCGTTTACAAGAACCCAAGATGTGGATTATCTTCCTGAGTTAAGAAAAAATTCAGAATGTCATACTCGTTTTTTAGAAGTTTTAAAATCTCTTTTTCCGGAAGCACAGATCAGAGATTATATTTTCGGTCTGAAGTCTCCCGTTAAAAATTATGCATATCCTTGGGGAATTCCTGAATATTTCGTTTCTCAGACCGAAAAATTATCTTTTTCTAAAATTAAAGAAATCTTATACTTAGGCCCGGAAACATTATATAATCTTTATAGAGCTTTATTTGCGGATTTTCCTTTTATAGAAAGAGAGATCGCTCTTTATTTTTTAGGGAAAAATGGAGGGCTTAGAAAGGCCGATTCTACCGTTCGTATTCGAAACGGACAAAGTTTGAAATTTTTATTCGAAGAATACGGTCCTAAATATTCTAACTTTACCCTAAATTCCTTTTACGAAAAAAATCCGGTTAGGGATATCAAAAAAGGATTCTATTGGGATATCAGACAAAATTATTCCTTAGTGTTTTTGACTAAACATGATTCGGGGAGAAGAGAATTTCCGTGTGTAGAATGTGGAGAATGTTCTTATAATTGTCCTACCCAAGCAAATCCAATGGCCTTAGTTTCCAGCTTCGGCAATTTTAATTCTTCTCTTTGTATGGAATGCGGGATCTGTACATTTCTTTGCCCTTCTACCATTTCTTTAAGAAATAAGATCAGGACTTGGAAGGAGGCGAATCATGGCTTTTAG
- a CDS encoding cellulose synthase family protein gives MLTVVTVLFLGIYALDILGLFFFGIHTYIMVYLYKKYNTNCDTDPSRNLSLDDPSLPVVTVQLPIFNEFYVVDRLIDSTIALKYPKDKLEIQVLDDSTDETIQKAASLVAKYKAQGFDIHHLHRTNRVGHKAGALDEGMRVSKGDYIAIFDADFMPDPEFLLKTMAYFDDPQIGMVQARWGHINADYNILTKAQSFGIDGHFMIEQVARNGSKLWMNFNGTAGTWRKKTIEDAGGWEHDTLTEDFDLSYRAELRGWKFRYFKDVVCPAEIPAMMSAYKSQQFRWCKGSIQTAVKLLPRIWKADLPWKTKAEAVTHLINYSVHPLMIVNILFSAPLLLMEYWSGFSFYDLPLEVLSGTAAILSIGSVGPLFFYAYSQKTLYKDWKKRLVYLPILIMIGTGIAIVNTRAWLEAVLGIQSSFKRTPKLRIENNSDSLKERLKYTVPLDFHVVLEFLLGCYCVFSVVLSFLVGRPYIVGFLLIYGIGFFFVAFKSFQEFTWKYKEARNAAQEEIPQEA, from the coding sequence ATGCTCACTGTAGTCACTGTTCTGTTTTTGGGAATTTACGCCCTAGATATCCTCGGATTATTTTTCTTTGGAATTCACACGTATATCATGGTGTATCTTTACAAAAAGTACAACACCAATTGTGATACAGACCCGAGCAGAAACCTTTCTCTGGACGATCCAAGCCTTCCTGTAGTTACCGTTCAACTCCCTATTTTTAATGAGTTTTACGTTGTTGATCGTCTCATTGACTCCACAATTGCATTAAAATATCCTAAAGATAAATTAGAGATCCAAGTTTTGGATGATTCTACTGACGAAACTATCCAAAAAGCTGCTTCCTTAGTCGCAAAATACAAGGCTCAAGGTTTCGATATCCATCACCTTCATAGAACCAATCGTGTTGGCCATAAGGCAGGCGCTTTGGACGAAGGAATGAGAGTTTCTAAAGGCGATTATATCGCTATTTTCGATGCGGACTTCATGCCGGATCCTGAGTTCCTTCTTAAAACTATGGCTTACTTTGACGATCCTCAGATCGGAATGGTGCAAGCACGTTGGGGACATATCAACGCAGATTATAATATTCTAACCAAAGCTCAAAGTTTCGGTATCGACGGTCACTTCATGATCGAGCAGGTAGCAAGAAACGGTTCTAAACTTTGGATGAACTTCAACGGTACTGCAGGTACTTGGAGAAAGAAAACTATCGAAGATGCTGGCGGTTGGGAGCATGATACTCTTACCGAAGACTTCGACCTTTCTTATCGTGCAGAATTAAGAGGTTGGAAGTTCCGTTATTTTAAAGATGTGGTTTGTCCTGCAGAAATTCCTGCAATGATGTCCGCATACAAGTCTCAACAGTTCCGTTGGTGCAAAGGTTCCATCCAAACTGCAGTGAAACTTCTTCCTCGTATCTGGAAAGCGGATCTACCTTGGAAAACCAAGGCTGAGGCTGTGACCCACTTGATCAATTATTCTGTTCACCCTCTTATGATCGTGAATATTCTATTCAGCGCTCCATTATTATTAATGGAATACTGGTCAGGTTTTAGCTTCTACGATCTTCCATTAGAAGTATTGTCCGGAACTGCAGCGATCCTTTCTATCGGATCAGTTGGGCCGCTATTCTTTTACGCTTATTCACAGAAGACATTATACAAAGATTGGAAAAAGAGATTAGTGTATCTTCCAATCCTGATCATGATCGGAACCGGGATCGCAATCGTAAACACCAGAGCATGGCTCGAGGCTGTTTTAGGGATCCAATCTTCCTTCAAAAGAACTCCTAAATTGAGAATCGAAAACAACTCTGACTCTCTAAAAGAAAGGCTGAAATATACCGTTCCTTTGGACTTCCATGTAGTTCTTGAGTTCTTACTTGGTTGTTATTGTGTGTTTTCCGTTGTGCTATCTTTCTTAGTGGGACGTCCTTATATCGTGGGCTTCCTATTGATCTACGGGATCGGTTTCTTCTTCGTAGCTTTTAAATCTTTCCAAGAATTTACCTGGAAATATAAAGAAGCAAGAAACGCGGCTCAGGAAGAGATCCCTCAGGAAGCCTGA
- a CDS encoding motility protein A produces MRSAILGLIAAFASVLLAILLEEAHFLSFLKLSALVLILGGTAGATFASYTPEEFANLIIHLRESLFPKREFSLSDVFLDFAEKARKNGLLSLEDQLAGVPDAFLRKGIQLIVDGTDPRAVEEILFEAAEGLENKETRSAKILETAGGFSPTIGIIGTVMGLVSVLENLGAGTRALGEGIATAFIATFYGIAFANLAYFPLANRLRTWAFSRDRRRQAIIRGIISLQTGDNRRILVERMAPFL; encoded by the coding sequence ATGCGTTCGGCCATCCTAGGTTTAATTGCCGCATTTGCTTCCGTACTTTTAGCAATCTTATTGGAAGAAGCGCATTTTCTTTCCTTCCTCAAATTATCCGCACTTGTATTGATCCTGGGAGGAACCGCGGGAGCAACATTCGCAAGTTACACTCCGGAAGAATTCGCAAACCTGATCATTCACTTAAGAGAATCTCTTTTTCCTAAGAGAGAATTTTCGCTTTCAGACGTATTCTTGGACTTCGCGGAGAAGGCCCGCAAGAACGGACTATTATCCTTAGAAGACCAACTCGCAGGAGTGCCAGACGCGTTCTTAAGAAAAGGGATACAACTCATCGTAGACGGAACAGACCCAAGAGCTGTAGAAGAAATCCTCTTCGAAGCGGCAGAAGGTCTGGAGAATAAGGAAACACGCTCCGCAAAAATTTTAGAAACCGCCGGAGGATTTTCTCCTACAATCGGGATCATCGGAACAGTGATGGGACTCGTAAGTGTATTAGAAAATTTGGGAGCCGGAACAAGGGCTCTGGGCGAAGGGATCGCCACTGCATTCATCGCAACTTTCTATGGAATCGCTTTTGCAAACTTAGCTTATTTTCCATTGGCAAACAGACTTAGAACTTGGGCATTTTCCAGAGACAGAAGAAGACAGGCAATCATCCGAGGAATTATTTCTCTGCAAACTGGAGACAATAGAAGGATCCTTGTAGAGAGAATGGCGCCGTTTTTGTAG
- a CDS encoding potassium/proton antiporter, which produces MELNALNFEFQILALSSLIILSIGLLRVSTKFGIPSLLIFLTIGMLAGSDGILKIWFNDADLTRKVGSIALAFILFSGGLETDWVKVKPILGKGISLGTLGVLLTCVFVALFAIFVMGFDPIIGFLLGAIVSSTDAAAVFNVLRTSNIGMRKGLTSLLELESGSNDPLAVLLTTSVLGFVGTSSPSWDTLAWTIFQQFSLGIILGLLLGYWIYRGMNRIKLDYEGLYPVLLSASVLFVYAATDLIGGNPFLAVYIAGIIIGNRSFVHKRSNVRFMDGIAWLMQIVMFLTLGLLVFPSKIPSVAALGIAFSVFLTVIARPAAVFLALTGFNVDWREKLLVSWVGLRGAAPIILATFPFAKQLPESEMIFHIVFFTVLTSLLLQGSTIPFAVRILGLEAALEQRASYPFEFENKDKSDTQLLEYIVPYGSASVGKFVYELDFPENSLITLIYRGDSHLVPTGKTKMEDGDVLLVLTPEGAEDKIREILSRMGDRKEA; this is translated from the coding sequence GTGGAATTGAACGCTCTTAACTTCGAGTTTCAAATTTTAGCTCTCTCGAGCCTTATCATTCTTAGCATAGGCCTATTGCGTGTTTCCACAAAATTTGGAATTCCTTCTCTACTTATATTCTTAACGATCGGAATGTTGGCAGGTTCCGACGGCATTCTAAAGATCTGGTTTAATGACGCGGATCTGACCCGTAAGGTCGGTTCTATTGCATTAGCATTTATCTTATTCTCCGGAGGTTTAGAGACCGACTGGGTTAAGGTAAAACCTATACTTGGTAAAGGGATTTCTCTCGGGACCCTGGGAGTACTTCTCACCTGCGTTTTCGTGGCCCTGTTTGCAATTTTTGTAATGGGTTTCGATCCTATTATCGGATTTCTTTTGGGTGCGATCGTATCATCCACCGACGCTGCAGCAGTATTTAACGTTCTCAGAACCAGCAATATAGGTATGAGAAAGGGACTCACTTCTCTTTTAGAATTGGAGTCTGGAAGTAACGACCCTCTTGCAGTTTTATTGACCACTTCCGTTTTAGGTTTTGTAGGAACTTCTTCTCCCTCTTGGGACACCTTAGCTTGGACTATCTTCCAACAATTCAGTTTAGGAATTATCTTAGGTCTACTTTTAGGATATTGGATCTACCGAGGTATGAACCGGATCAAACTAGATTACGAAGGTTTGTATCCTGTATTACTTTCCGCTTCCGTTCTATTTGTATATGCCGCAACCGATTTGATCGGTGGAAACCCGTTCTTGGCAGTGTATATCGCAGGGATTATCATAGGAAATAGATCCTTCGTTCATAAACGAAGTAATGTTCGTTTTATGGACGGGATTGCATGGTTGATGCAGATCGTGATGTTCCTTACCTTAGGACTTCTCGTATTCCCGTCTAAAATTCCTTCCGTCGCCGCGTTAGGAATAGCGTTTTCGGTTTTCCTAACAGTGATTGCGAGACCTGCCGCAGTGTTTTTAGCTCTGACAGGATTTAATGTGGACTGGAGAGAAAAACTTTTGGTCTCTTGGGTGGGATTAAGAGGTGCTGCTCCGATTATTCTGGCTACATTCCCTTTTGCAAAACAACTTCCAGAGTCGGAGATGATCTTTCATATAGTCTTCTTTACGGTCTTAACTTCTTTGTTATTGCAAGGATCTACGATCCCATTTGCAGTTCGAATTTTAGGACTCGAGGCAGCTTTGGAACAAAGAGCTTCTTATCCATTCGAATTCGAGAACAAGGACAAGAGTGATACTCAACTTCTAGAGTATATCGTTCCGTACGGTTCTGCATCGGTAGGTAAGTTCGTATACGAATTGGATTTCCCGGAAAACTCTTTGATTACCTTGATTTACAGGGGAGATTCACACTTGGTTCCAACCGGTAAAACCAAAATGGAAGACGGAGACGTTCTTCTAGTTTTAACCCCTGAAGGCGCAGAAGATAAGATCAGAGAAATTCTTTCCAGAATGGGAGACAGAAAGGAAGCATAG
- a CDS encoding DUF1292 domain-containing protein, with amino-acid sequence MLESYDKETESTEHEELGDELLHLLDEDGNPYSFIVGEVVELDEHQYFLLIPSSEDETDFINLDVGFLKGEESFGYFAVKIEADEFGEDRLVEVTDSRELEDLLYELNSDVV; translated from the coding sequence ATGCTGGAATCTTACGATAAGGAAACCGAATCCACAGAGCATGAGGAGCTAGGCGACGAGCTTCTGCACTTATTGGATGAGGATGGAAATCCATATTCTTTTATCGTGGGAGAAGTAGTAGAGTTAGACGAGCACCAATATTTCTTACTCATACCTTCCTCTGAAGATGAAACGGATTTCATCAATCTGGATGTAGGGTTTTTAAAGGGAGAAGAAAGTTTCGGATACTTTGCTGTGAAGATAGAAGCAGACGAATTCGGAGAAGATAGATTGGTAGAAGTCACGGACTCCAGAGAGCTGGAAGATTTATTGTACGAACTGAACTCTGACGTAGTCTAA
- a CDS encoding ATP-binding protein, whose product MYSNRVIFPIFILCTLLSWNCGRTDYDFGEIREGKLDSKTWDPNKTILSLRGEWELVPGKFLASEPEPEQIQDRIYVSVPQIWNEFVKDGKLLFPNGKGFGTYSLQIQLPENCPELMLKVPDLGTSYSIYADGKLLETVGKVGKTPETSVPFLQTSIVLLPQNLKRLDFEISNFAHINGGLWFTPEIGTPSLILKKLHSSQAVDIASSAAVLVLAIYQIMAFIRTREEKSQIYFALFSLASVFRFFLTGNRLFNYVFPEVPWEISYRLEYLSTYVLCSGFLSYSATAFKQDFHPKTERISLIVMLFFAIPTLVLPAEYYARLLFPFQFTILIGGAYTLLGCARAVIHARPGSRFFLVGISFIIIAGANDILSSNYVLNNHYILAPAIFLFIFFHSLGFSFSFSRVLRTSMEAEKGLQIANQNLNELKTELENKVESRTVQLTAAKEKAEWEAKYRYDFLAIMSHEIRTPLNGLLGTSNLLCETFLTQEQKEYAEIIQASGENLLHLVNQLLDLSKIENHRFVLEILPFDPFAVLQKAARVVKARAEEKRVLVDISYPEHHPGIFLGDEGRIQQVLLNLLSNAIKFTSSGGKVCLGVRFYGEDLFSRVLEFWVQDDGVGIAEEQASVLFEPFVQADSSVARKFGGSGLGLTISKKLVELMGGSIRITSSPGKGSKFSFLLPFPQEEPEKQELEEEAAPPIVLPPLKILLVEDQEFSRRVAFDILTKLGMKVHSLGMGKDAIVQLDRETYEIILLDIDLPDISGLEVSKRIKESFAHPPYLVAWTAHALPGSEEFFESSGFDSYLKKPSLKRDWILFLERYVQSRPKPSD is encoded by the coding sequence ATGTATTCGAATCGCGTAATTTTCCCAATTTTTATTCTCTGCACTCTGCTCTCTTGGAATTGCGGAAGGACAGATTATGATTTTGGAGAAATTCGAGAAGGTAAACTAGACTCAAAAACTTGGGATCCGAATAAAACTATTCTTTCTCTTAGAGGAGAATGGGAATTGGTTCCGGGAAAATTTCTGGCTTCGGAACCTGAGCCGGAACAAATCCAAGATCGGATTTACGTATCCGTTCCTCAAATCTGGAATGAATTTGTAAAAGACGGTAAACTTCTATTTCCGAATGGAAAAGGTTTCGGAACCTATTCTCTTCAAATTCAACTTCCAGAAAATTGTCCTGAGTTGATGTTAAAAGTCCCGGATCTAGGAACATCATACTCAATTTACGCGGATGGAAAACTTTTAGAAACCGTAGGCAAGGTGGGAAAAACTCCCGAGACTTCGGTTCCATTCCTGCAAACTTCGATCGTCCTTCTTCCTCAAAATCTGAAAAGATTAGATTTCGAGATCTCCAATTTCGCACATATTAACGGAGGACTTTGGTTTACTCCAGAGATCGGGACACCTTCTCTTATATTAAAAAAATTGCATTCTAGCCAAGCTGTGGACATTGCAAGTTCCGCTGCGGTTTTGGTACTTGCGATCTATCAGATCATGGCTTTTATCAGAACGAGAGAAGAAAAAAGTCAAATTTACTTTGCACTATTTTCTTTAGCTTCCGTATTTAGATTTTTCCTAACTGGGAACAGATTATTCAATTATGTATTCCCTGAAGTTCCATGGGAGATCAGTTATAGATTAGAATACCTGAGCACGTACGTTCTATGTTCGGGGTTTTTGTCCTATTCTGCCACCGCATTCAAACAGGATTTCCATCCAAAAACAGAAAGGATCTCATTGATCGTAATGTTATTCTTTGCAATTCCTACTCTGGTATTGCCAGCCGAATATTATGCGAGATTACTCTTCCCTTTCCAATTTACGATCCTTATAGGTGGAGCTTATACTCTATTGGGTTGTGCAAGAGCGGTCATTCATGCAAGACCCGGCTCCAGATTTTTCTTAGTAGGGATCTCCTTCATAATCATCGCTGGCGCAAACGACATTCTATCGTCTAATTACGTATTAAATAATCATTATATATTAGCTCCGGCGATCTTTTTATTCATATTCTTCCATAGTTTAGGTTTTTCATTCTCCTTCTCCAGAGTTTTGAGAACTTCTATGGAAGCGGAGAAGGGACTACAGATCGCGAACCAAAACCTGAACGAACTAAAAACAGAACTGGAAAACAAGGTGGAATCCAGAACCGTTCAACTTACCGCTGCAAAAGAAAAAGCGGAATGGGAAGCAAAATATAGATATGACTTCCTGGCTATCATGAGCCACGAGATCCGCACTCCTTTAAACGGACTTTTGGGGACTTCTAATCTTCTTTGCGAAACTTTTTTAACCCAAGAACAAAAAGAATACGCGGAAATTATACAAGCATCCGGAGAGAACCTTCTCCACTTAGTGAACCAATTATTAGATCTTTCTAAAATAGAAAACCATCGTTTCGTGTTAGAGATCTTACCTTTCGACCCGTTCGCTGTTTTACAAAAAGCGGCAAGAGTGGTGAAAGCAAGAGCGGAAGAAAAAAGAGTTTTAGTAGATATATCTTATCCGGAACACCACCCGGGGATTTTTTTAGGAGACGAAGGAAGGATCCAACAAGTACTTCTAAATCTTCTGAGTAACGCGATCAAGTTTACAAGCTCCGGAGGAAAGGTTTGCCTTGGAGTTCGTTTTTATGGAGAAGATCTTTTCTCGCGGGTTTTAGAATTTTGGGTACAAGATGATGGAGTAGGTATCGCGGAAGAACAGGCATCGGTATTATTCGAACCATTCGTCCAAGCGGATTCATCCGTTGCTAGAAAATTCGGCGGAAGCGGATTGGGTTTAACTATCTCTAAAAAATTGGTGGAGCTTATGGGGGGAAGTATCCGGATCACAAGTTCTCCGGGAAAAGGATCCAAGTTTTCATTCTTACTTCCGTTTCCTCAAGAAGAACCGGAAAAACAAGAATTAGAAGAAGAGGCAGCTCCACCTATCGTTCTACCTCCGCTCAAAATTTTGCTCGTGGAAGACCAGGAATTTTCCAGAAGAGTTGCATTCGATATTCTAACTAAGCTCGGAATGAAAGTACATTCTTTAGGAATGGGTAAAGACGCAATCGTTCAATTAGACAGAGAGACCTACGAGATCATACTTTTAGATATCGATCTTCCTGATATTAGCGGCTTAGAAGTTTCCAAAAGAATTAAGGAATCTTTCGCCCATCCTCCGTATCTTGTGGCTTGGACTGCTCACGCTTTACCGGGCTCGGAAGAATTTTTCGAAAGTTCCGGATTCGATTCTTATCTCAAAAAACCTTCTCTCAAAAGGGATTGGATCCTATTTTTAGAAAGATATGTGCAGAGTAGACCAAAACCCTCAGACTAA
- a CDS encoding HNH endonuclease, translating to MNGPGEYSEEPLLWVSESEIKKQRQIAKELRKTPWWRKKKADGICHYCGKKFLPDELTMDHLIPLAKGGKSIKANLVPACKDCNNSKKNKLPFEEF from the coding sequence ATGAATGGACCAGGAGAATATTCGGAAGAGCCGCTTCTTTGGGTAAGCGAATCCGAGATCAAAAAGCAAAGACAGATCGCTAAAGAATTACGCAAAACTCCTTGGTGGAGAAAGAAAAAAGCGGACGGTATCTGTCATTACTGCGGTAAAAAATTTCTACCTGATGAACTCACCATGGATCACTTGATTCCTTTGGCAAAAGGTGGAAAGTCCATCAAAGCGAATTTGGTCCCTGCTTGCAAAGATTGTAATAATTCCAAAAAGAACAAACTTCCTTTCGAAGAATTCTGA
- a CDS encoding type I phosphomannose isomerase catalytic subunit, giving the protein MQKVLKFEPIYKEKVWGGRKLETILGRSIPSGDIGESWEISDYGSDLSKITNGECSGKTFREVYTSDSDAVLGKPFKGQSFPLLIKLIDAKEKLSVQVHPDDAYAEKFDPESAGKKEAWTVLQADKGSKLVCGFSKQTNKEEFSEYVETNRVEEILNEVEVKELDSFLLNPGRIHAIGGGILLMEVQQSSDSTYRVYDYGRPRELHLKKALDVLDFSSADPKDRLSPKQIDSLEFNRSVLTANDKFRMEILEIDSVKKFSLPSFSSEPVFHVLMVLSGECKLEDLDLKTGDTVLVTASGIKEGISCESKSSFLRLAWSGPGSDWIQYS; this is encoded by the coding sequence ATGCAGAAGGTTTTAAAATTCGAGCCCATCTATAAGGAAAAAGTATGGGGCGGTAGAAAATTAGAAACCATATTGGGACGTTCTATTCCTTCGGGAGATATCGGTGAATCCTGGGAGATTTCGGATTACGGTTCGGATCTTTCCAAAATTACGAACGGAGAATGTTCCGGAAAAACTTTTAGAGAAGTATATACTTCCGATTCAGACGCAGTACTCGGAAAACCTTTTAAGGGACAGAGCTTTCCTTTATTGATCAAATTGATTGATGCTAAAGAAAAATTATCCGTACAAGTGCATCCGGATGACGCATACGCGGAGAAGTTTGATCCAGAAAGTGCAGGTAAAAAAGAAGCTTGGACAGTTTTGCAAGCGGACAAAGGTTCCAAACTAGTTTGCGGATTTTCTAAACAAACAAATAAAGAAGAATTTTCCGAATACGTAGAAACGAATAGAGTAGAAGAAATTTTAAACGAAGTAGAAGTAAAAGAACTAGACTCTTTTCTTTTGAATCCGGGAAGAATTCACGCAATCGGCGGTGGGATCCTTCTGATGGAAGTCCAACAATCTTCTGATTCCACTTATAGAGTGTATGATTACGGAAGACCAAGAGAGTTACATCTCAAAAAAGCATTGGACGTTTTGGATTTTTCTTCTGCGGATCCTAAGGACAGATTGAGTCCTAAACAAATTGATTCTTTGGAATTCAATCGTTCCGTTCTAACTGCAAATGATAAGTTCAGAATGGAAATTTTAGAGATCGATTCCGTTAAAAAATTTTCACTTCCTTCTTTTTCATCCGAACCTGTGTTCCATGTTTTGATGGTTCTAAGTGGAGAATGTAAATTAGAAGATCTGGATCTGAAAACTGGAGATACTGTTTTAGTCACTGCTTCCGGTATCAAAGAAGGAATTAGTTGTGAATCTAAATCTTCTTTCTTACGTTTGGCTTGGTCCGGTCCAGGTTCTGATTGGATTCAATATTCTTAG
- a CDS encoding J domain-containing protein, whose amino-acid sequence MSSVWTDHYRVLGLNFGASPDSIKHRYRELAKIFHPDNRLTGSKPVFLKVLESYQILSKPEERSRFDQEFKIRKRQEHAKNGIHLIPPSRILFATQAVEFARRGLLRAGMRSRDRKKYTGIYHDIRICLKPEELLGRIFAAIPLVVRSICPECRGSDLNCASCGGKGSYKSYRYLKWSPEPGTLVPGRIYTLDLSGFRPDVFTHFKKRILKVKIELFQGQKK is encoded by the coding sequence ATGAGTTCGGTCTGGACAGATCATTATCGCGTTCTAGGCCTGAACTTCGGTGCCAGCCCCGATTCTATTAAACATAGATATAGAGAACTCGCCAAAATTTTTCATCCTGATAATAGGCTCACAGGTTCCAAACCTGTGTTCTTAAAAGTTTTGGAATCTTATCAGATACTTTCTAAACCCGAAGAACGTTCTCGTTTCGACCAAGAATTTAAGATCCGTAAAAGACAAGAACATGCAAAAAATGGAATTCATCTGATCCCACCTTCCAGGATCTTATTCGCTACCCAAGCGGTTGAATTTGCAAGAAGGGGCCTTCTTCGCGCCGGAATGAGAAGTAGGGATCGCAAAAAATACACAGGCATCTACCACGATATTCGTATCTGCCTCAAACCGGAAGAGTTATTGGGCAGAATATTCGCCGCTATTCCTTTGGTAGTCAGATCTATCTGCCCGGAATGTAGGGGTTCTGATCTGAACTGCGCCTCTTGCGGAGGAAAGGGTAGTTATAAAAGTTATAGATACCTAAAATGGAGCCCCGAGCCAGGTACATTGGTGCCGGGAAGGATTTATACCTTGGACTTATCTGGGTTTCGCCCCGATGTATTTACTCATTTCAAGAAGCGGATCTTAAAAGTTAAAATTGAACTCTTTCAGGGTCAAAAAAAATAG
- a CDS encoding LIC_12936 family protein, which yields MKKPSILLLLICLFSWEIFSQDFEKDGQIKILPYEPMQVRDIEGLTKDIKDFHKRIEDMLPFLNRRKKIIDNEYFQFVPAMENFNFPVRDRFLVDKKFYLKVSGGEGSLKLDGVRFITRKSLVTKLRPINDEIGELKNEKVVASDLANIVLVVKRKTDAGTKEEVYSLGNIRNPNQRVKFVRSYRDNLAEVVQAIDKYVEGTIRADRKDVDTMLDGLESGGSFQEYNSNR from the coding sequence ATGAAGAAACCGTCTATCTTACTTCTTTTGATCTGCTTATTCAGTTGGGAAATATTTTCTCAAGACTTTGAGAAGGACGGTCAGATCAAAATTCTTCCTTACGAACCGATGCAGGTCCGTGATATCGAAGGACTGACTAAAGATATCAAGGACTTTCATAAAAGAATAGAGGATATGCTCCCTTTTCTTAATAGAAGGAAGAAAATTATTGATAATGAGTATTTCCAGTTTGTTCCCGCGATGGAAAATTTTAATTTCCCAGTTCGCGACAGATTTTTGGTAGATAAAAAGTTTTATCTAAAAGTTTCAGGGGGAGAAGGTTCCTTAAAACTGGATGGAGTTCGCTTCATTACTAGAAAATCACTGGTTACTAAACTCAGACCGATCAATGATGAGATCGGAGAATTAAAGAACGAGAAGGTTGTAGCCTCAGATCTTGCTAATATTGTTTTAGTTGTAAAAAGAAAAACGGATGCCGGAACTAAAGAAGAGGTGTATAGTCTCGGAAATATTCGGAATCCGAACCAAAGAGTCAAGTTTGTCCGTTCTTATCGTGATAATCTTGCGGAAGTGGTTCAGGCTATAGACAAGTATGTGGAAGGAACGATCCGTGCAGACAGGAAGGATGTGGATACCATGCTGGACGGTTTGGAAAGTGGCGGTTCCTTTCAAGAATATAATTCGAATCGTTAA